One region of Vigna angularis cultivar LongXiaoDou No.4 chromosome 10, ASM1680809v1, whole genome shotgun sequence genomic DNA includes:
- the LOC108320339 gene encoding hydroxyproline O-galactosyltransferase HPGT1, with amino-acid sequence MRSRGSQNRLSGNSFGSRVSALMLAMIATMATIYVAARLFQEAESRAYLIEELEKRTGQGQSAVSLDDTLKVTACREQSKKLSVLETELAAARQEGFVPKRLQGNNEKHPTKKVLLVVGVMTTFGRRKNRDAIRKAWMPAGIARRELVDKKGIIVRFVIGRSANGGDSFDKEIKDESSHTNDFVILDNQVEAPEEKAKKIKSFFIYAIGKWDAEFYAKVNDDVYVNLDSLGGVLASHLDKPRVYIGCMKSGKVFSEQTHKWHEPDWWKFGDGKSYFRHASGEVYVISKSLAQFISINSFMLRTYVHDDVSIGSWFIGLDVQHIDETKLCCSSWSPGAICVVL; translated from the exons ATGCGTAGCCGGGGATCGCAGAACCGGCTTTCTGGTAACTCTTTTGGATCACGTGTTTCTGCGCTCATGCTAGCCATGATTGCTACCATGGCTACAATTTACGTTGCCGCCAG GCTATTTCAGGAGGCGGAAAGTAGGGCTTATTTAATCGAAGAGCTTGAAAAAAGAACTGGTCAG GGTCAATCTGCCGTTTCTCTTGACGATACACTGAAAGTTACAGCCTGCAg GGAACAAAGTAAGAAGTTGTCTGTCCTTGAGACCGAACTAGCTGCGGCTAGACAGGAAGGTTTTGTTCCAAAGCGCTTGCAAGGAAATAATGAGAAGCATCCTACAAAGAAAGTACTTTTAGTAGTTGGAGTGATGACAACCTTTGGTCGGAGAAAAAACCGAGATGCAATCCGTAAGGCTTGGATGCCAGCAG GTATAGCTAGGAGAGAACTGGTTGATAAGAAAGGAATCATTGTCCGATTTGTAATAGGAAGAAG TGCAAACGGCGGAGACAGTTTCGACAAAGAAATTAAAGACGAAAGCAGTCACACCAATGATTTCGTCATTCTT GATAATCAAGTGGAGGCCCctgaagaaaaagcaaaaaagataaaatcattCTTCATTTATGCAATAGGCAAATGGGATGCTGAATTTTATGCTAAGGTCAATGATGATGTCTATGTTAATCTCG ATTCCCTTGGAGGAGTGCTAGCTTCTCATTTGGACAAGCCCCGTGTGTATATTGGTTGCATGAAATCAGGCAAAGTTTTCTCTGAGCA GACACATAAATGGCACGAGCCAGACTGGTGGAAATTTGGTGATGGAAAATC ATACTTTAGACATGCTTCAGGTGAGGTCTATGTCATTTCAAAATCATTGGCTCAGTTTATTTCGATAAACAG TTTTATGCTCCGTACATATGTACATGATGATGTAAGCATTGGATCTTGGTTTATTGGGCTTGATGTACAGCACATTGATGAAACAAAACTTTGCTGCTCCTCCTGGTCCCCTG GGGCAATTTGTGTGGTACTATGA
- the LOC108320324 gene encoding putative glucose-6-phosphate 1-epimerase codes for MKASASTYGAGKRPPPSPQKSATTSGADKRPPPSPQKPDKNPLQSVEFVKDNNGITQLILRNNDASATVSLLGAQVISWKTKVTGELLFLSKKAIVDPPKAVRGGIPICFPEFKNRKTGEDHGFARNRIWVIEENPPHLSGDFKAKVYVDLLLKSSKEDAKIWPHSFEFRLRISLTALGILGLTSRIRNVDKKNFSFCMVYHTYLSVSDICEVRIEGLETQYYLDNLLQKQQFTEQGASLTFESEVDRIYTDCNNVVAVRDHYKKRTVVIRKDGLPDIVVWNPWVKRSKSIADLGDKEYQQMLCVDGAAVEHPITLKPGEEWKGSLELSILLSS; via the exons ATGAAGGCTTCAGCTTCTACTTATGGAGCAGGTAAAAGACCACCGCCGTCACCACAGAAATCAGCTACTACTTCTGGAGCAGATAAGAGACCACCACCATCACCACAGAAGCCTGATAAGAATCCTCTTCAATCTGTAGAATTCGTGAAAGACAATAATGGAATAACCCAACTCATTCTCCGAAATAATGATGCTTCTGCAACTGTTAGTTTGCTAGGAGCTCAAGTTATTTCTTGGAAAACAAAAGTAACAGGAGAGTTACTCTTCTTAAGCAAGAAA gCAATCGTTGATCCTCCCAAAGCTGTGAGAGGAGGAATTCCAATCTGTTTTCCAGaa ttcaaaaacagaaaaacaggGGAGGATCATGGATTTGCCAGAAACAGGATCTGGGTGATAGAAGAAAATCCTCCACACCTTTCAGGTGATTTCAAAGCAAAAGTGTACGTTGATTTGTTGCTAAAATCATCTAAAGAAGATGCCAAAATATGGCCACATAG TTTCGAGTTTCGCCTTAGAATTTCTTTGACAGCACTGGGCATTCTGGGTTTGACGTCACGCATCAGAAATGTGGATAAAAAGAATTTCAGTTTCTGCATGGTCTACCATACATATTTGTCAGTCTCCGATATCTG TGAGGTGAGGATAGAAGGGTTGGAAACCCAATACTATCTCGATAACCTGTTGCAGAAACAACAATTTACAGAACAGGGAGCTTCTTTGACATTTGAATCAGAGGTTGATAGGATTTATACGGATTGTAACAATGTGGTTGCTGTTCGGGATCATTACAAGAAGAGAACAGTGGTAATAAGAAAGGATGGACTTCCTGATATTG TTGTTTGGAATCCTTGGGTCAAAAGGTCGAAGTCCATAGCAGATTTAGGAGATAAAGAGTACCAGCAAATGCTCTGTGTTGATGGTGCAGCAGTTGAACACCCAATCACCCTAAAGCCTGGTGAAGAATGGAAAGGCAGCTTAGAACTGTCAATTCTTCTATCTTCTTGA